Proteins from one Sarcophilus harrisii chromosome 2, mSarHar1.11, whole genome shotgun sequence genomic window:
- the IRX3 gene encoding iroquois-class homeodomain protein IRX-3, translated as MSFPQLGYQYIRPLYPPERPGAGGGSGGGAGGGGGSGGAGGGASGGARSGPGGGATELAASGTLSNVLSSMYGVGAPYAAAAAAAAAAQGYGAFLPYTAELPIFPQLGAQYELKESPGVQHPAAAAAFPHPHAAFYPYGQYQFGDPSRPKNATRESTSTLKAWLNEHRKNPYPTKGEKIMLAIITKMTLTQVSTWFANARRRLKKENKMTWAPRSRTDEEGNAYGSEREEDEEEDEEDNKRELELEEEDLGGEEEDAGGEGLGEEDEDEEIDLENLDGAVSGSELSLVTAARRDADLSLGTISDHKNSDSEDGSEGFEERPPPVLPLAPVPPPAGPVPPSTPSPPTGLDPCVPAPAPPSTLQKPKIWSLAETATSPDNPRRSPSGAGGSPPGAAAAPPPALQLAPAAAAAAAAAAHRLVTGPLGKFPPWTNRPFPGPPPAPRPHPLSLLGSSPPHLLGLPGPPGPSAVAAFARPAEPEGGTDRSSALEVEKKLLKTAFQPVPRRPQNHLDAALVLSALSSS; from the exons ATGTCCTTCCCTCAGCTCGGATACCAGTACATCCGTCCGCTCTACCCGCCAGAGCGTCCTGGGGCCGGAggaggcagcggcggcggcgCTGGTGGCGGTGGCGGCTCTGGCGGGGCAGGCGGAGGAGCCAGTGGAGGGGCCCGGAGTGGCCCGGGCGGCGGGGCCACAGAATTGGCAGCCTCCGGGACTCTGTCCAATGTGCTCTCCTCTATGTACGGAGTAGGGGCTCCCTACGCAGCCGCCGCTGCAGCCGCCGCTGCAGCTCAGGGTTACGGCGCTTTTTTGCCCTACACTGCTGAACTGCCCATCTTCCCGCAGCTG GGTGCGCAGTATGAGTTAAAGGAGAGCCCAGGAGTGCAGCATCCTGCAGCCGCCGCCGCCTTCCCGCATCCCCATGCTGCTTTCTACCCCTACGGCCAGTACCAGTTTGGCGATCCGTCCCGTCCCAAAAACGCGACTCGGGAGAGCACCAGTACGCTGAAGGCCTGGCTCAATGAACACCGCAAGAACCCGTACCCCACCAAAGGCGAGAAGATCATGTTGGCCATCATTACCAAGATGACTCTCACCCAGGTCTCCACCTGGTTCGCCAATGCTCGGAGACGCCTCAAGAAAGAGAACAAGATGACCTGGGCACCCCGAAGTCGCACGGACGAGGAGGGCAACGCATATGGCAGTGAAAGAGAAGAAGACGaggaagaggatgaagaagaCAACAAACGAGAGTTGGAACTGGAAGAGGAAGACttaggtggggaggaggaggacgCGGGGGGCGAGGGCCTGGGCGAGGAGGACGAGGACGAGGAGATAGATCTGGAGAATTTAGATGGGGCAGTCTCAGGATCCGAATTGTCGCTGGTAACCGCAGCCCGGCGAGATGCGGACCTCAGCCTGGGGACCATTTCGGACCATAAGAATAGTGACTCGGAGGACGGCTCTGAGGGCTTCGAGGAGAGACCGCCTCCGGTCCTACCGTTAGCCCCGGTTCCACCGCCTGCGGGTCCAGTACCCCCGTCTACTCCCTCTCCTCCAACTGGCTTGGATCCATGCGTTCCGGCCCCAGCTCCGCCTTCCACATTGCAGAAACCCAAAATCTGGTCTCTGGCGGAGACTGCCACTAGCCCGGACAACCCGCGCCGCTCTCCGTCTGGCGCCGGGGGCTCTCCCCCGGGAGCAGCAGCCGCACCACCACCAGCCCTGCAGTTAGCCCCTGCTGCCGCAGCAGCCGCCGCGGCCGCGGCCCACAGACTAGTCACTGGGCCTCTGGGCAAGTTTCCCCCGTGGACCAACAGGCCGTTCCCAGGCCCACCTCCCGCCCCCCGTCCGCACCCTCTCTCCCTGCTCGGTTCAAGTCCTCCTCATCTACTGGGGCTACCAGGCCCTCCAGGTCCCTCTGCTGTCGCCGCCTTCGCCCGGCCTGCGGAGCCAGAAGGCGGAACAG atCGCTCTAGTGCCTTGGAAGTAGAGAAAAAGTTACTAAAGACAGCTTTCCAGCCCGTGCCCAGGCG GCCCCAGAACCATCTGGACGCGGCCCTGGTTTTATCGGCGCTCTCATCATCTTAG